Proteins from a genomic interval of Musa acuminata AAA Group cultivar baxijiao chromosome BXJ1-9, Cavendish_Baxijiao_AAA, whole genome shotgun sequence:
- the LOC135593030 gene encoding chorismate mutase 2-like, with protein MASRLVFSVCWFVLLLLLLLSSVCGGRRLRGESTALTLESVRKFLTREEDSIVFSLIERAKYPCNAPAYDPSYLGRATKFHALSLVDLFVRETEAVQAKAGRYQNPVEIPFFPKHMTLPSVPPYDFPNELHAAAASVNVSNTIWRKYFDEWLPQITSQGDDGNYAPTAAADLVCLQALSRRIHYGRYVAEAKYREAPQDYNTAIRAKDRDALMKLLTFESQEDAVKRRVEEKAKVFGQDVTLGKRVDDSSNATNYKVDPIVVYRLYGDWVIPMTKMVQVEYLLRRLD; from the exons ATGGCATCTCGACTTGTCTTCTCCGTGTGCTggttcgtcctcctcctcctcctcctcctctcttctgtCTGTGGGGGTAGACGCCTCCGAGGAGAGTCGACGGCGCTCACGCTCGAATCGGTGAGGAAGTTCTTGACGAGAGAGGAGGATAGCATAGTGTTCAGCCTCATCGAGAGGGCCAAGTATCCATGCAACGCCCCTGCTTATGATCCTTCTTACTTGGGTCGGGCCACCAAATTCCATGCCCTGTCCCTCGTCGACCTCTTCGTCAGAGAGACGGAGGCAGTGCAGGCCAAG GCTGGAAGATATCAAAACCCTGTGGAGATCCCCTTTTTCCCAAAGCATATGACGTTGCCATCAGTGCCTCCTTACGACTTCCCAAAC GAATTGCATGCTGCTGCTGCATCTGTCAATGTCAGCAACACCATATGGCGTAAGTACTTCGATGAATGGCTTCCACAAATCACTTCGCAAGGGGACGATGGCAACTACGCACCGACAGCAGCTGCAGATCTCGTGTGCCTGCAG GCTCTGTCAAGAAGAATCCATTACGGGAGGTATGTGGCAGAAGCGAAGTACAGAGAAGCCCCACAAGATTACAACACTGCAATTAGAGCTAAG GACAGGGATGCCTTGATGAAGTTGCTGACCTTTGAAAGCCAAGAAGATGCAGTGAAGAGAAGGGTGGAGGAGAAAGCCAAGGTGTTCGGGCAAGATGTAACCTTGGGGAAAAGGGTGGACGACAGCAGCAACGCCACCAATTATAAGGTCGATCCAATTGTGGTTTATAGACTCTACGGCGACTGGGTTATTCCTATGACAAAGATGGTTCAGGTGGAATACCTCCTCCGTCGCCTTGATTGA
- the LOC135593025 gene encoding probable CCR4-associated factor 1 homolog 7, with protein MSSILPKNETVQIHEVWSNNLEQEFALIREIVDDFPFVAMDTEFPGIVCRPLGNFRTSSDFNYATLKANVDMLKLIQLGLTLSDEHGSLPTCGTDRGCVWQFNFREFDIQRDVFASDSIELLRQSGIDFKKNNEKGIDAQRFGELLMSSGIVLNDSVHWVTFHSGYDFGYLLKLLTCQNLPETQAGFFNLIKIYFPTVYDIKHLMKFCNSLHGGLNKLAELLDVERVGICHQAGSDSLLTSCAFRKLKESFFNGSTEKYAGVLYGLGVENGQTAH; from the coding sequence ATGTCGTCGATCCTGCCCAAGAACGAGACGGTCCAGATCCACGAGGTGTGGAGCAACAACCTCGAGCAAGAGTTCGCCCTGATTCGCGAGATCGTGGACGACTTCCCCTTTGTCGCCATGGACACGGAGTTCCCCGGCATCGTGTGCCGCCCTCTGGGCAACTTCCGGACCAGCTCCGACTTCAACTATGCCACCCTCAAGGCCAACGTCGACATGCTGAAGCTCATCCAACTGGGACTTACCCTCTCCGACGAGCACGGCAGCCTCCCCACCTGCGGCACCGACCGCGGCTGCGTCTGGCAGTTCAATTTCCGCGAGTTTGACATCCAGCGGGACGTGTTCGCCTCCGACTCCATCGAGCTCCTCCGTCAGAGCGGCATCGATTTCAAGAAGAACAACGAGAAAGGGATCGACGCCCAACGCTTTGGCGAACTCCTCATGTCGTCGGGCATCGTGCTTAATGACTCCGTCCACTGGGTTACCTTCCACAGCGGCTACGATTTCGGGTATCTTCTCAAGCTGCTCACTTGTCAGAACCTCCCGGAGACCCAGGCCGGCTTCTTCAATCTCATCAAGATCTACTTTCCGACCGTGTACGACATCAAGCACCTCATGAAATTCTGCAACAGCCTCCATGGGGGGCTCAACAAGCTCGCCGAGCTGCTCGATGTCGAGAGGGTTGGGATCTGCCACCAGGCCGGTTCAGACAGCTTGCTCACCTCGTGTGCTTTCAGGAAGTTGAAGgagtctttcttcaatggttctactGAGAAATATGCAGGCGTGTTGTACGGGTTGGGTGTTGAGAATGGGCAGACTGCTCATTga
- the LOC135593028 gene encoding uncharacterized protein LOC135593028 isoform X2, with protein sequence MELLMVSFSDLIADLILVVAPSSVMIQQNCCCVASTVAKITHLPKQEFHSRREPSPGASFDNVSSCESLSLDWKAEAEAIKLRSFHLMRPVTVPCLGDLSTCQQSLKKRWETKQSSYTKQSKRLRKQWS encoded by the exons ATGGAGCTTCTTATGGTTTCTTTCTCG GATTTGATTGCTGATTTAATTCTTGTTGTGGCGCCAAGCTCCGTGATGATACAACAAAATTGTTGCTGTGTAGCATCTACTGTTGCAAAAATTACACATTTGCCAAAG CAAGAGTTTCATAGCAGAAGAGAGCCATCTCCAGGAGCATCCTTCGACAACGTTTCTTCTTGTGAATCATTAAGCTTGGATTGGAAAGCTGAAGCAGAAGCCATCAAGTTGAGAAGCTTTCATCTG ATGCGACCGGTCACTGTGCCATGTCTTGGTGATCTTTCTACATGTCAACAATCCCTCAAGAAAAGATGGGAAACAAAGCAGAGCAGCTACACAAAACAGAGCAAGAGACTAAGAAAACAGTGGTCCTGA
- the LOC135593026 gene encoding sister chromatid cohesion protein PDS5 homolog C-like has product MASTEELEERLRDVGDRLASPPTDVGELLSLLDETESLLLRIQQSPSQSMLDALCPTMNLMVEKKFLEHPDEDVKVIVASCTSEITRITAPNAPYDDDLMKVVFQKIVDAFENLDDTSSRSFSKRVSILETVAKVQSCIVMLDLECDAMILDMFHIFLRTIRPNHSENIFCSMGTIMTVILEESEEISPELLSCLLDSVKNDNKDILPIARRLAERVIADCALKLKPYLVELAKSKKAFLSKYSRVVASVCQEYSDQVEQNDMNSAADAMADDSKLSKKTESSQKRKSELSGHGNQMKNKRAANRDCSAILGLKAGRLDDTSGPKNPGKPAQVREPDQSIVGLKIKVWWPDDKRFYDGTVEDYDRTTKKHKILYDDGDVEVLLLKNERWDFIGDKIRTSYFMGQTKDDFSPDASSDKRAKKHSNHVARETNVGTPVKSGTHSSSTGSTEIRKRKGRPPKVANSNHSLLSGDDSPNISSKSKEKAPNKPKDDVAKSGTKLKKDGEKAKEHNEETHKLDKKPRDMAILEATGESKTNGVPVKEKLKVQETGASSAKVSSKEAESEASAAKKRKIMGNS; this is encoded by the exons ATGGCGTCCACGGAGGAGTTGGAGGAGCGGCTGCGGGACGTTGGGGACCGGCTCGCGTCTCCTCCAACTGACGTCGGCGAACTCCTTTCCCTGCTCGAT GAAACTGAAAGTCTTTTATTGAGAATTCAACAATCACCAAGTCAGTCGATGTTAGATGCTCTTTGCCCTACAATGAATCTGATGGTTGAGAAGAAGTTTTTGGAACACCCAGATGAGGATGTGAAAGTCATAGTTGCTTCGTGTACGAGCGAAATCACAAGAATAACTGCGCCTAATGCTCCATATGATGATGATTTAATGAAG GTGGTATTCCAGAAGATTGTTGATGCATTTGAAAATTTGGATGACACATCCAGTCGCTCATTCTCTAAGAGGGTTTCAATTCTTGAAACCGTTGCAAAAGTTCAGTCATGCATCGTGATGTTGGATCTGGAATGTGATGCTATGATTTTAGATATGTTTCACATTTTCCTGAGAACAATACG gCCAAATCATAGTGAGAATATTTTTTGTTCAATGGGAACGATCATGACAGTTATATTAGAGGAGAGTGAAGAAATTTCCCCAGAGCTTCTCTCCTGCCTCCTGGATTCGGTGAAAAATGATAACAAA GACATCTTGCCCATTGCTCGCAGGCTTGCAGAAAGAGTAATTGCTGACTGTGCCTTGAAATTGAAACCTTATCTGGTTGAATTAGCTAAATCAAAAAAAGCCTTTTTAAGCAAGTATAGCAGAGTTGTTGCTTCTGTATGTCAAGAGTATTCTGATCAAGTGGAGCAAAATGACATGAATTCTGCTGCTGATGCTATG GCAGATGACAGTAAATTATCCAAGAAGACTGAATCTTCTCAAAAGCGGAAGTCTGAACTCTCTGGTCATGGTAACCAAATGAAAAATAAACGTGCAGCTAATAGAGATTGTTCTGCTATCTTGGGGTTAAAGGCTGGAAGACTAGACGACACTTCGGGTCCTAAG AATCCTGGAAAACCAGCTCAGGTTAGAGAACCTGATCAAAGCATTGTTGGCCTCAAAATTAAAGTATGGTGGCCGGATGACAAAAG GTTTTATGATGGTACTGTTGAAGATTATGATCGCACGACAAAGAAGCATAAG ATTCTCTATGATGATGGTGATGTAGAGGTGTTGTTGCTGAAGAACGAACGTTGGGATTTCATTGGAGATAAAATAAGAACATCTTATTTTATG GGGCAAACAAAAGATGATTTCAGTCCTGATGCTTCTTCAGA CAAAAGAGCGAAGAAACATTCAAACCATGTGGCAAGGGAAACCAATGTGGGAACACCAGTAAAAAG TGGCACACATTCCAGCAGTACGGGCAGCACAGAAATTCGTAAGCGGAAAGGTCGACCTCCTAAAGTGGCAAATTCCAACCATAGTCTGTTATCCGGTGATGACAGTCCAAACATATCAAGCAAATCAAAAGAAAAGGCTCCAAACAAGCCAAAAGATGATGTAGCTAAATCTGGCACCAAGCTCAAGAAGGATGGTGAGAAGGCGAAGGAACACAATGAAGAAACCCATAAATTGGATAAAAAACCTAGGGATATGGCCATTTTGGAAGCAACTGGTGAATCAAAGACAAATGGAGTTCCGGTGAAAGAAAAATTGAAGGTTCAAGAAACAGGGGCATCTTCCGCAAAGGTTTCATCAAAAGAAGCAGAAAGTGAGGCATCAGCTGCAAAGAAGCGAAAGATCATGGGCAATAGTTAG
- the LOC103997848 gene encoding CBL-interacting protein kinase 16-like, whose protein sequence is MGMEAEEADREVRKMVLGKYEMGRVLGKGTFSKVYYGRELSSGESVAIKVIDKEKIRREAGLMEQIQREIAVMRLVRHPNVVELREVMATRSRIFFVMEFVRGGELFARVSRGRLPEGQARRYFHQLISAVDFCHSRGVSHRDLKPENLLLDEHGDVKVSDFGLSALPEQLRHDGLLHTQCGTPAYVAPEVLRCRGYDGAKADIWSCGVILFVLLAGFLPFQDESLTRMYGKVFKAEYEVPPWFSGEARRLVSRLLVVDPGKRISIPAIVQLPWFKKGSCRPPPIHIPPPPRHSEDEDTKPATPRFYNAFELISSMATGFDLSTLFESRRKAGTVFTSRSPAAAIVEGLERVGRALGFEVERTKSYKVTMEGKTEGRMGRLAVTAEVFEVAAGVAVVEFSKSSGDTLEYTKFCEEDVRPGLKNIVWTWQGDDPTSASSG, encoded by the coding sequence ATGGGGATGGAGGCGGAAGAAGCCGATAGGGAGGTGCGGAAGATGGTGCTCGGGAAGTACGAGATGGGGCGCGTCCTGGGGAAGGGGACCTTCTCCAAGGTGTACTACGGCCGCGAGCTCAGCTCCGGTGAGAGCGTCGCCATCAAGGTGATCGACAAGGAGAAGATCCGCCGTGAGGCCGGCTTGATGGAGCAGATCCAGCGGGAGATTGCGGTGATGCGCCTCGTTCGCCACCCTAATGTGGTGGAGCTCCGGGAGGTGATGGCCACCAGGTCCCGCATCTTCTTCGTCATGGAGTTCGTCCGCGGCGGCGAGCTATTCGCCCGCGTCTCCCGCGGCCGCTTGCCCGAGGGCCAGGCCCGCCGCTACTTCCACCAGCTCATCTCCGCCGTCGACTTCTGCCACAGCCGTGGCGTCTCGCACCGGGACCTCAAGCCCGAGAACCTCCTCCTCGACGAGCACGGCGACGTCAAGGTCTCCGACTTCGGCCTCTCCGCGCTCCCGGAGCAGCTCCGCCACGACGGCCTGCTGCACACTCAGTGCGGCACCCCGGCCTACGTGGCCCCGGAGGTCCTGCGCTGCCGCGGGTACGACGGCGCCAAGGCCGACATCTGGTCCTGCGGCGTCATCCTCTTCGTCCTCCTAGCGGGATTCCTCCCGTTCCAGGACGAGAGCTTGACGCGGATGTACGGCAAGGTGTTCAAGGCTGAGTACGAGGTACCTCCATGGTTCTCCGGCGAGGCCCGCCGCCTTGTCTCCCGCCTCCTCGTCGTCGACCCGGGGAAGCGCATCTCTATCCCGGCCATAGTGCAGCTCCCTTGGTTCAAAAAGGGCTCTTGCCGCCCACCGCCCATCCACATCCCTCCGCCGCCACGACACTCGGAGGACGAGGACACAAAACCAGCGACGCCGAGGTTCTACAACGCGTTCGAGCTCATCTCCTCCATGGCCACGGGGTTCGACCTCTCGACCCTGTTCGAGAGCCGGCGCAAGGCGGGAACGGTATTCACGTCACGGTCGCCGGCGGCGGCGATCGTGGAGGGGCTGGAGAGGGTGGGGCGGGCCCTCGGGTTCGAGGTGGAGCGAACCAAGTCGTACAAGGTGACGATGGAGGGGAAGACGGAGGGGAGGATGGGGCGGCTAGCGGTGACGGCGGAGGTGTTCGAGGTGGCCGCCGGGGTGGCGGTGGTGGAGTTCTCCAAGTCTTCCGGCGATACCTTGGAGTACACCAAGTTCTGCGAGGAGGACGTCCGCCCGGGGTTGAAGAACATAGTTTGGACATGGCAGGGCGACGACCCAACCTCCGCCAGCAGCGGGTGA
- the LOC135593028 gene encoding uncharacterized protein LOC135593028 isoform X1: MNLWMLHKASDLIADLILVVAPSSVMIQQNCCCVASTVAKITHLPKQEFHSRREPSPGASFDNVSSCESLSLDWKAEAEAIKLRSFHLMRPVTVPCLGDLSTCQQSLKKRWETKQSSYTKQSKRLRKQWS; encoded by the exons ATGAATCTGTGGATGCTCCATAAGGCTTCG GATTTGATTGCTGATTTAATTCTTGTTGTGGCGCCAAGCTCCGTGATGATACAACAAAATTGTTGCTGTGTAGCATCTACTGTTGCAAAAATTACACATTTGCCAAAG CAAGAGTTTCATAGCAGAAGAGAGCCATCTCCAGGAGCATCCTTCGACAACGTTTCTTCTTGTGAATCATTAAGCTTGGATTGGAAAGCTGAAGCAGAAGCCATCAAGTTGAGAAGCTTTCATCTG ATGCGACCGGTCACTGTGCCATGTCTTGGTGATCTTTCTACATGTCAACAATCCCTCAAGAAAAGATGGGAAACAAAGCAGAGCAGCTACACAAAACAGAGCAAGAGACTAAGAAAACAGTGGTCCTGA
- the LOC103997847 gene encoding casein kinase 1 — protein sequence MEHVIGGKFKLGKKIGCGSFGELHLGVNIQSGEEVAIKLESVKAKHPQLHYESKLYMLLQGGTGIPHLKWFGVEGEYNVMVIDLLGPSLEDLFNYCSRKFSLKTVLTLADQMINRVEYMHSRGFLHRDIKPDNFLMGLGRKANQVYIIDYGLAKKYRDLQTHKHIPYRENKNLTGTARYASVNTHLGVEQSRRDDLESLGYMLMYFLRGSLPWQGLKAGNKKQKYDKISEKKMLTSVEVLCRSYPSEFVSYFHYCRSLRFEDKPDYSYLKRLFRDLYIREGHQFDYIFDWTILKHPHIGTNPRTRPNGRTSGAIGPSMERAERTSVGQEVRDRISGAVEAFARRNASGSGHHGEHSKHKIPDDAHISSKEVLESEKVRPSSRSGSTSKRAIFSSSRPSSSVERSETQHSRTSRLFSSSRRPASAQRVQQPIIDSRSSSISRSAAAARGSRNEPLLRSFERLSFGSEKRK from the exons ATGGAGCACGTTATTGGTGGAAAATTTAAGCTCGGCAAAAAGATTGGATGCGGATCTTTTGGCGAGCTCCATCTAG GTGTCAACATACAAAGTGGAGAGGAAGTCGCAATAAAGTTG GAGTCGgtgaaagccaagcatcctcaactTCATTATGAGTCAAAATTGTATATGCTTCTTCAAGGAGGAA CTGGAATTCCACACCTAAAATGGTTTGGTGTGGAAGGAGAATACAATGTCATGGTCATCGATCTTCTTGGGCCTAGTCTTGAAGATTTGTTCAACTACTGTAGCCGGAAGTTCTCACTGAAGACAGTGTTAACGCTTGCTGATCAAATG ATTAATCGAGTGGAATATATGCACTCAAGGGGTTTTCTTCACCGTGATATAAAGCCAGATAACTTTCTTATGGGCCTTGGTCGTAAAGCAAATCAG GTTTACATCATTGATTATGGCCTTGCAAAGAAATATAGGGATCTTCAGACTCATAAGCACATTCCATACAG GGAGAACAAGAACCTGACCGGGACAGCACGGTATGCTAGTGTTAATACACATCTTGGGGTTG AGCAAAGCCGGAGAGATGATTTGGAATCTCTTGGTTATATGCTTATGTATTTCCTAAGAGGAAG CCTTCCCTGGCAAGGGCTTAAAGCTGGCAATAAAAAGCAGAAGTATGATAAAATTAGTGAAAAAAAGATGCTTACTTCAGTGGAG GTACTTTGCAGATCATATCCATCAGAATTTGTATCTTACTTTCACTATTGTCGTTCCTTGCGATTTGAGGACAAGCCAGATTATTCTTACCTGAAACGGCTTTTCCGTGACCTATATATTCGAGAAG GGCATCAGTTTGATTATATTTTCGACTGGACCATTCTGAAGCATCCTCATATTGGTACTAATCCTCGAACACGG CCAAATGGAAGAACAAGTGGAGCTATTGGTCCATCGATGGAAAGGGCAGAAAGAACTTCTG TTGGGCAAGAGGTTCGTGATAGAATCTCAGGTGCGGTCGAAGCATTTGCTAGAAGGAATGCCTCTGGTTCTGGTCATCATGGTGAACACTCCAAGCACAAAATACCGGATGATGCACATATATCATCCAAGGAAGTg CTTGAGTCGGAGAAAGTCCGTCCATCGTCTCGCAGTGGGAGCACATCCAAGAGGGCTATTTTCTCAAGCAGCAGGCCAAGTTCATCTGTTGAGCGTAGTGAGACTCAGCATAGCAGAACAAGCAGGTTATTTTCTAGCAGCCGTCGCCCTGCCAGTGCCCAAAGAGTTCAGCAGCCCATCATAGATTCCAGGTCATCATCCATCTCCagatcagcagcagcagccagaGGCAGCCGTAATGAACCTCTTCTCCGAAGCTTTGAACGCCTGTCTTTTGGTTCTGAAAAGAGAAAGTAA